A genome region from Setaria italica strain Yugu1 chromosome III, Setaria_italica_v2.0, whole genome shotgun sequence includes the following:
- the LOC111256759 gene encoding B-cell receptor-associated protein 31-like: MNKNMEAVTKQSRTLEEAKLGGTEEIQGYQKEIASLKEQVELLKNQSQKKTEELKTAEANSVALQKQSEGLLMEYDRLIAENGDLRNQLQSIDLRMSHSDGKKNS; encoded by the coding sequence ATGAACAAAAACATGGAGGCTGTAACAAAGCAGAGCCGGACATTAGAAGAAGCAAAACTTGGAGGCACCGAGGAGATTCAAGGATACCAGAAAGAGATTGCTAGTTTGAAGGAACAAGTGGAATTGCTCAAGAACCAGTCCCAAAAGAAAACAGAGGAACTAAAAACTGCTGAAGCTAATTCTGTTGCTTTACAGAAACAATCTGAAGGATTACTTATGGAGTATGACCGTCTCATTGCAGAGAACGGGGATTTGAGGAACCAACTGCAGTCAATTGACCTCCGCATGTCCCATTCTGACGGAAAGAAGAATTCGTAA